The Primulina eburnea isolate SZY01 chromosome 13, ASM2296580v1, whole genome shotgun sequence genome includes a region encoding these proteins:
- the LOC140810567 gene encoding thioredoxin-like protein CITRX2, chloroplastic yields MQAAIFSFHTSPPSLPLSFNTRRPNSTLFFYPNVRDRPSSLTFSRRLLCKPPAGKYISDDYLVKKISADDLQELVKGERKVPLIIDFYATWCGPCILMAQELEMLAVEYENNALIVKVDTDDEYEFARDMQVRGLPTLYFLSPDPNKDAIRTEGLLPIQMMRDIIDNEL; encoded by the exons ATGCAAGCTGCCATCTTCTCATTCCACACTTCACCTCCATCTCTCCCCCTCTCCTTCAATACCCGTCGACCGAACAGTACTCTGTTTTTCTATCCCAACGTTAGGGACAGACCCTCTTCTCTAACATTTTCAAGAAGGCTGTTATGTAAACCCCCTGCTGGGAAATATATCAGTGATGACTATCTTGTG aaaaaGATATCCGCAGATGATCTTCAAGAGCTGGTGAAGGGGGAGAGAAAAGTGCCACTTATCATCGATTTTTATGCCACATGGTGTGGTCCTTGTATTTTGATGGCTCAAGAACTGGAAATG CTTGCAGTTGAATATGAAAACAACGCATTAATCGTAAAGGTTGATACAGACGACGAATATGAATTTGCACGTGACATGCAG GTTCGAGGATTACCAACACTGTATTTTCTGAGTCCGGATCCAAATAAAGACGCTATTAGAACAGAAGGGCTCCTCCCGATACAGATGATGCGTGATATAATCGATAATGAATTGTGA